From Oncorhynchus nerka isolate Pitt River linkage group LG1, Oner_Uvic_2.0, whole genome shotgun sequence, the proteins below share one genomic window:
- the LOC115138755 gene encoding aspartate--tRNA ligase, cytoplasmic-like isoform X2 encodes MPVAIEGEHLSTEVGYNAKLLSGQDPGKQCFLVLRQQQFNVQALVAVGERASKQMVKFAANINKESIVDVEAMVRKVEQKIESCTQQDVELHIERIFVISQAEPRLPLQLEDCVRPDGEGDEDGRATVNQDTRLDNRVIDLRTTTSQAIFRLQSGVCQLFRDTLTNKGFVEIQTPKIISAASEGGANVFTVSYFKTSAYLAQSPQLYKQMCICADFDKVFCVGPVFRAEDSNTHRHLTEFVGLDIELAFNYHYHEVIESITDTMVQIFKGLRERFQTEIQTVGKQYSSEPFRFLEPTLRLEYTEGVAMLREAGVDMGDEEDLSTPNEKLLGRLVKEKYDTDFYVLDKYPLAVRPFYTMPDPNDKKYSNSYDMFMRGEEILSGAQRIHDAQLLTERAIHHNIDLEKIKSYIDSFRYGAPPHGGGGIGLERVCMLYLGLHNVRQVSMFPRDPKRLTP; translated from the exons atgccagtggccatcgaaggtgaacatctttccactgaagtcggttacaacgccaaactgctgtcaggtcaagaccctg GGAAGCAGTGCTTCTTGGTCCTGCGTCAGCAGCAGTTTAACGTGCAGGCCCTAGTCGCCGTGGGGGAGCGTGCCAGCAAGCAGATGGTGAAGTTTGCCGCCAA CATCAACAAGGAGAGCATCGTGGACGTGGAGGCGATGGTGAGGAAAGTGGAGCAGAAGATCGAGAGCTGCACTCAGCAGGATGTGGAGCTGCACATTGAGAGG ATTTTTGTGATCAGCCAGGCCGAGCCTCGTCTGCCCCTGCAGCTGGAGGATTGTGTGAGGccggatggagagggggatgag GACGGAAGAGCGACGGTCAACCAGGACACCAGACTGGACAACCGAGTCATTGATCTCAGA ACAACAACCAGCCAGGCCATCTTCCGCCTGCAGTCGGGAGTTTGCCAGCTCTTTAGAGACACCCTGACCAACAAGGGCTTTGTGGAGATCCAGACCCCCAAAATCATATCAG CTGCCAGTGAGGGTGGCGCGAACGTCTTCACTGTGTCCTACTTCAAAACCAGCGCCTACCTGGCCCAGTCTCCCCAGCTCTACAAGCAGATGTGTATCTGTGCTGACTTTGACAAGGTGTTTTGTGTGGGACCAG TGTTCAGAGCAGAAGACTCCAACACCCATCGTCATCTGACAGAGTTTGTAGGTCTGGATATTGAGTTGGCGttcaactaccactaccacgaaGTGATCGAGTCCATCACCGACACCATGGTGCAGATCTTCAAAGGGCTCCGAGAAAG GTTCCAGACTGAGATCCAGACGGTGGGGAAGCAGTACTCCAGTGAGCCCTTCAGGTTCCTGGAGCCCACTCTGAGGCTGGAGTACACGGAGGGCGTGGCCATGCTCCGGGAGGCCGGGGTGGACATGGGAGACGAGGAGGACCTCAG CACTCCAAATGAGAAGTTGCTCGGTCGTCTGGTGAAAGAAAAG TATGACACTGACTTCTATGTGCTGGACAAGTACCCCCTGGCTGTGAGGCCCTTCTACACCATGCCTGACCCCAATGACAAA AAATACTCCAACTCCTACGACATGttcatgagaggagaggagatcctcTCTGGCGCTCAGAGGATCCACGATGCCCAGCTGCTCACTGAGAGGGCCATTCACCACAACATTG ATCTGGAGAAGATCAAGTCCTACATCGACTCTTTCCGTTACGGAGCTCCCCCACACGGAGGTGGTGGCATTG GGCTGGAAAGAGTCTGCATGCTCTACCTGGGTCTTCACAATGTCCGCCAGGTCTCCATGTTCCCCCGTGACCCCAAACGCTTGACCCCCTGA